DNA from Streptomyces sp. NBC_01476:
ACGTACCGAAGTCCGTCTCCCGCAGGTCCTCGGCCACGGTGACCTCCAGTCCGAGCGCCGCGGCAGCCGCGGCAGCCGTCTGACGGCAGCGGGCCAGCGGCGAGCTGACCACCGCCGTCACGTCCCCGCGGGCGGCGATGGCCGAGGCCGCGCGTCCGGCCTGCCACCGCCCGCGCTCGGCGAGCGAAGGATCCTCGCCCCCGCTGCCGGAGAACCGTTTCTCGGCGGTGAGCGCCGTCTCCCCGTGCCGCAGCAGCAGGAAGGTCGTCGCGGTGAAGGACGCGTCCGGCACCGGTGAACCCGGCCCCTACAGACCGGAGTCCGCGGTACGCACCAGGATGCGGCGGCAGTTCTCGCACCGCACCACCGTGTTCGCGGGCGCCGCCCTGACCTCGTTCAGCTCGGTGATGTTGAGTTCGAGCCGGCAGCCCTCACAGCGCTTCTGGTAGAGGCGGGCCGCTCCGATGCCGGCCTGCTGGCCGCGCAGCTTGTCGTAGAGCTTGAGCAGGTCGTCGGGGATGCCGGCGGCCAGCGTCTCGCGCTCCTTCGCCACGGTGAAGCCCTCGGCGTCGATGCCGGCCAGCGCCTCGGACTTGCGCTGCTCGGCCTCGACGACCTTCGCTTCGAGGGACGCGACCCGGCCGCCGAGTTCGGCCGCCCGCTCCTGGGCGTTCTCCCGGCGCTCCATGACCTCCAGTACGACGTCTTCGAGGTCGGACTGGCGCTTGGCGAGCGAGGCCAGTTCGCGCTGGAGGTTCTCCAGGTCCTTGGGCGAGGTGAGGATGCCGGAGTCCATCCGCTGCTGGTCGCGGACCGCGCGCTGCCGTACCAGGTCGACGTCCTGCTCGGCCTTGGTCTGCTCGCGGGCGGTGTCGCTGTCCTCGGTCCTCGCGGCGACCAGCAGGTCACGCAGCTGGCTGAGGTCGGCGGCGAGACGCTCCAGCTCGGTGTGCTCGGGAAGGTTCTTGCGCTTGTGGTCCAGCTGCGCGATACGCGAGTCGAGGGCCTGGACTTCGAGAAGGCGGATCTGGTCGGCGGGCTCGGCGTTCAGCGGGGGGCTCCTGAGCTGGAAGGGACGTGGGAAGAGGGCGAGTGCGCGGTCCACGGGTCGGTGACCGCGCCCGAGACGTAGGTGCGCAGCGACCAGCCGTGCCGGTCGGAGATCTCGTCGAGCTGGCCGGCCGCCTGCTCGCACCAGGGCCACTCGGTGGCCCAGTGGGCGGCGTCCACCAGGGCGGGCGCGCCGCTCTGCCGGGCTTCGGATGCCGGGTGGTGGCGCAGGTCGGCGGTGAGGAAGACATCGACGCCGGCCGCCCGCACCTCGGCGAAGAGGCTGTCGCCGGAACCGCCGCAGACCGCGACGGTGCGGACCGGGGTGTCGGGGTCGCCCGCGATCCGCAGTCCTGCGGCGGTACGGGGCAGCCCGCGGGCGGCCTGTTCGGCGAAGGCCGCCAGGGTGAGCGGGGCGAGCGGCTCGCAGATCCGGCCGAGACCGCGGCGGCCCTTGGGGTCGGCCGGGTCGGGTACCAGCGGCCCGGTGACCCGCAGGTCGACGGCGGCGGCGAGCGCGTCGGAGACACCGGGGTCGGCGCGGTCGGCGTTGGTGTGCGCGACGAGCAGGCCGATGCCGTTACGGATCAGGTCGTGGACGACGCGGCCCTTGAAGCCGGCCGGTCCTGTGGGCGCCACCGTGGTCGTACCGCGCAGATAGAGCGGGTGGTGGGTGACCAGCAGGTCGGCGCCGATGCGTACCGCCTCGTCGACCACTTCGCGCACCGGGTCGACGGCGAAGAGCACCCGGGTGACCGGGGCCGCCGGATCGCCGCAGACCAGGCCGACAGCGTCCCAGGACTCGGCCAGCTCGGGCGGCCAGAGGGCGTCCAGGGCGGCGGTGACGTCGGCGAGGGTGGGCGGGACGGACGCGGGAACGGGCACAGACACAAGGGGAAGGTTACCGGCCCGCCGGGCCTGCCGGGATGTGCGGTGGTACGGCAGGACGCCGGAGCACACCTGCCCCCCGAACGGGGCGGAATCGGGGGAAGCGACACCCTTATGTGTGAACCGCCCCCACTCGCGTTGATGGTCCGGAAGTCCGAAAACTACCGTCCTGGGACGGAGGTGGACTCTCATATGACCGTCAGTGCCATGGACATCCCGCCGGCCGCCCGCGTACTGCGCCGGTCGGGCTTCACGATCGCCGCGGACGGTTCCTACGCGGCCTGCCTCGCGGAAGCGGAGGCTCCCGCGGGGGCGGAAGCGGCTGCGGGGGCGGAAGCGGCCGCTCCCCGGGCGCTGGCCGGCCGGACTGCGGAACCCGCCGCCGCGCCTGCCGCCGGGCAGACCGCGGAGGGGGCCGGGGAGGGGGCCGCGGAGAGGGCCGCGGAAGCGGGCGGGCAAAGGAGCGGGCAGGGGGACGCGACCGCCGGATCCGGCCACTGGTTCGTCGAGCGGTGGACGCTGAGCGGCCCCGAGCCGTACGCCGTCCCGCTGCCGGGCGGGCAGCCGGAGGAGCCGGGCACCCAGGTGCTGCCGCTCGGCGACGGCCGGGTCCTGATCAGGCGCCGCGTGGCGGACCGGCACGACCTCGCGCTGCTCTACCCGACCGGGCCCGGCACCGGAGAGCTGCCGGTGTGCTCGCTGGGCGGCACCGAGGTGAAGCTGCTGCCGCCCGCACCACTGCCCGGGACCGCCTTCGCGCTCGCCTACGAGGACGGGGTCACGACGGTCTGGCAGGTGTACGGGCACGGTACGCCGGACGGCTCGCCGGTCGCGGTGATGTCGGTCGCGGGCCGCTGCACCGGCGGGGTCTGGCTGGACCGGACCGGCCGGCTACTGGCACTCGACCGGGAACTCGACGGCAGGACCAAGGCCATCGCCGCCGATCTGCACACGGCGGAGACCAGCCCGCTGCTCCAGCTCACCGAGGAGAGCGACGACCGGCTGCTGCTGGCCGCACCGGACAGCGGGCTGCTGCTCCTGCGCAGCGACGCCACCGGGGAGGCGCGGATCGGCTGGGGGGTGCTGGGGAGCAGGCACCCGGTGCGGTTCCCCGACGCGCTGCGGGTGCCGGGGGCGCTCTTCACGCCGGTGGTCGCGCAGCCCGGGCAGATCCTCTCCCCCGAGGCGACCGTGGTGGCGCTGCGGGCCGAGGTGCCCGGCGGTGCGGAGTCGCTGGCGCTGTGGCGGCCGGGCGAGCGGCAGGTGCACTGGCGGGCCACCCCGCGCGGCTGGCTCGGGCCGACCGCGCTCTGGCTGCCGGGCCACGAACTGCGCCTTCCGTACGCCATTCCGGACTGGCCGTGCGGCGTGATCGCCTACGACGCCCCGGACCCGGAGTCGTGGTACGAGGCCGAGGCGGCCGACGAGCAGAGCGTGCGGTCGGGGGTGTCGGGGTCGCCCGCGGAGCCGAACGTACGGCCGGGGGCCGCCGCGGAGTCTGCGGAAACGTCACAGCAGTCGCCCTCCGCCGGCCGGCCCGGCGGGGAGCCCACCGGTCGCCGCACCGCGGTGGCCGCAGGTCGCCGGCTCGTCGTGTCCACCGGTCGCCGGCCCGTCGTGCCGGTCGTGCCGGTCGTGCCGGTCGTGCCGGTCGGTGAGCCCGCCGCGCACCCGGTCCGGCGCCTGGTGCAGGGCCCGGCGGCGGCGCCCACCGCCGCACCGGTCACCGCCCCGCCGGTCACGGCTTCCTCTTCCGCACCGGTCACCACCTCCGCTCCGGCCCGCCGCAAGCTCGCCGTACTCCCGCTGCAGCAGGCTCCGTTGGCCGCGGCGCAGGCGGGGTGAGCGCCATGGGCGAGACAGCACGCATCACGCCGGGGCTCCAACTGCCCGCCGCCACACGGTCGTTCCGAGTGCTCCGGGCGGCCGGTACGCCGCCCGGCGGCGTCCGCGCGGAGCACTCCGGAGAGCTTCCGGAAACGCGTAGGACACGCCGGGTGGGGGTGTTGGTGGCGGCTCGGAGGGCATCAGTAGACTCACCGGAAGTCGTGCACGCGGGTACCCAACGTGACCGGCGCCAACTGGCGCATCCACCGGACGGGTTCACCCTTTTCGCGCGCTTCCGGCGCAAGCCGGCTCGTCGTTCACCGGGAACGGCGCCATTCTCACAGGGGATTACGGGGAGATCTCACATGTCCAACGCAACAACGCCCGACCGCTCGGCCGATGACACCGCGGGCCGTCATCGCGGGCCGGCTTCGGCCGACGAGGCCGACAAGGGCCAGCAGCCGCTCGGGAAGCACCGCCGTCCGTCCGAGGACTGACGCCGGGGCTCCGTAGCTCCGTCCGGCCGCCCGCCGTACCCTCCCCGGATGGGGGGAACGGCGGGCGGCCGTCGCGTTTCCACTCCAAGGCTGCCCGGCCGCCCGGCTGCCCCACTCAACTCCCGCTGCCCGTAGGGACGTCAGGCGTCAGACGTCAGACGTCCCGGCCGGAGCCGCGCAGATCGGCGAGGAGTTCGCGCGCGGCCCGCGCACCGGACGCCAGCGCGCCCTGCACGGAGCCGGTGGCCCGGTGGTCGCCGCACACGTAACGCCGGGGTGCGAAGCGCGTACCGCGGCTCAGCAGCAAGGGCGGCGGCATCGCGGGCAGCGCCTGCTCGACCCGGTACTCGCCGACGGGTTCCCAGCCGGAGGTGTCCGTGTCGTACAACTCGGCCAGCGTCCCGCGCAGTTGAGCCTCGTCGGGGACACCGGAGGTGCCGAGTACCGAGGTCGAGACCAGGGCCCGCCGGTCGGGGCTGTAGGTGGGGGCGGCCTGACTGAGCACGACGGTGTTCAGCACCCGCCGTCCGGTGTCGGTGAGCAGCGTGGGCTCGGCGAGCGGTGCGGTGGGGGCGGCGTGGTAGTACGTCGTGACCGAGCGGCTCGGTGGCACCGCGAGGCCGGGCAGCAGGTCCACCGCCGCCCCCGGCCCGGTCGCCACCACCACGGCCGCCGCGCCCTCCTCCCGGCCGTCGGAAAGCAGCACCCCCTCGTCGGTGAGCGCCTGTACCGGCGTCTCCAGCCGTACGGTGCCGGTCGGCAGGTCCGCGGCGAGCTGGGCGGGAACCGCGCCGATGCCGTAGGCGGGCAGGCAGAGGGTGCCGCGCAGCATGGAACGCCAGACGAGATGGAAGAAGCGGCTCGACGTCTCCAGTTCGTCCTCCAGGAAGACACCCGCGAGGAACGGCCGGAAGAGCGTCTCCACCAGGTCGGCGGAGATCCCGGCGTCGGCGAGCGCGGTGAGCGTGGTGTGGTCCGGCGCCCGTCTGATCAGCCGCGGCGGGGTGAGCAGGTCCCGCGCGCTCAGCAGGCCCAGCGCGGCCAGGTCGTGCGCCCCGGCCAGCCGGCCCGTCACCAGGTCGCCGCTCTCCCGGGGCCGCCGGGTCGGGTCCGTGAAGCGCAGCCGGCCGCGCGGGGTGTGCAGCAGGACGCCGGGGGTGAAGGGGCGCAGGCGCAGCTCCCGCAGCCGGACCCGCGCTTTGACCTGCGGGTAGGAGGTGTTGAACACCTGGAAGCCGCGGTCCAGCCGGAATCCGTCCGTTACGTCGGTCCGCATCCGGCCGCCCACGGCGTCGGACGCCTCCAGCAGGTGCACGTCGAGACCGGCGGCCGTCAGATCGCCGGCGCACGCCAGTCCGGCCAGGCCCGCTCCGATCACCACGACGTCCGCCATGGGTGCCACCGCCTTCCCGTCCCGTACTGCGTACCCCGGGCCGGTGGGGAGAAGGCCGGGTGGTCCTCCGGGTGGCGGCAGCGGCAGGCCCGTCCGGGGCACGGGCGGGGTGTTCAGGCGGGCAGGGTGTTCAGGCGGGTGCCGTGCCGGGGGCTGCTCGCTGGTGGACGGTCACCAGGAGGCCGCTGTCCGGCCCGTCCCCGGTGGTCGCCGACCCGTCCCCAGCTGGTCCCCGACGGGTGTGCCCGGCGTGTGTCCGGCGGGCGTGTCCGGCATGTGCCCGGCGGGTGCCCCGTGTTCGCCCGGCGGGCACGCCCGGGACATTTGTCCTGCCCGGGTGTGGACTTTCCCCTCTGCCGTAACACGGTGGCCCCTCCGTAGCGTCATGGATATGGGAGCCAATACGACGGCGGTGCGGTTCACGGGGGTCCATAAGAGCTTCGGCGCGGTGCATGCCGTCGCCGGTATCGATCTGGAGATCAGAAGGGGGGAGACGCTGGCCCTGCTCGGGCGGAACGGAGCGGGGAAGTCCACCACAATCGGGCTGTTGCTGGGGCTCGACCAGCCGGACGCGGGCCGGGTGGAGCTCTTCGGCGGGACGCCGGCCGAGGCGGTGCGGGCCGGGACGGTCGGGGCGATGCTGCAGGACGGTCAGCCGGTGCCGCGGGTGACGGTGCGGGAGCTGCTGGCCTTTGTGGCCTCGGCGTATCCGCGTCCGCTGCCGACCGGGGAGGTGCTGGCGCTGGCCGGGATCCCGGAGCTGGCCGAGCGGCGGATCGACAGGCTCTCCGGTGGCCAGACGCAGCCGTTGCGGTTCGCGCTGGCGGTGGCGGGCCGGCCGGAACTGCTGGTGCTCGACGAGCCGACGGCGGCGCTGGACGTGGCGGCGCGGCGGGGGTTCTGGCAGTCCATGCGGGGTTATGCCGCCCGCGGCAACACCGTGCTCTTCTCCACGCACCATCTGGAGGAGGCGGACGAGAACGCCGACCGGATTCTCGTCATCGACCGGGGCCGTACCGTCGCTGACGGCTCGGGCGAGCAGATCAAGCGGGCGGTCGGCGGCACCCTGGTCTCCTTCGACCTGGCCGGGTCCGGGAGCCAGGGGCTGCGCGGACTGCCCGGGGTGAGCGCGGTGGAGATCCGCGGCGACCGGGCGGTACTCAGGTCCGGTGCCCCGGACGCCACGGTGGTCGCGCTCGCCGCCGCGGGCCGGATCCGCCGGCTGGAGGTCGCGCCCGCCGGCCTGGAGGACGCCTTCCTCACCCTGACCGACCACGGCACCCTGACCGACCACGACGCCAACCATGGAAAGGAGCCGGTCCGATGACCGAGACCGCCATTGCCCCGTCCCTGCCCGCCGCGCCGGCGGCCGGCCGGGCGGCTCATCTCCGGCCGCTGCTGCACTACGTCCGGCTGGAGATCCGCCGCACGCTGCGCGACCCGGGGTACGTCATCATCGCGGTGGCCGTGCCGCTGGCCATGTATCTGCTCTTCAGCAACCTCGGCGCGAGCGACAACGCCCAGGACAAAGCCGACTACGCCCGCTACTCGATGATCGGCATGGCCGCGTACGGGGCGCTGGGGGCGGCTCTCGGGGTCGGGCCGGGTGTCGCGGAGGACAGGGGCCGTGGCTGGCTGCGGCAGTTGCGGGTCACCCCGATGAGCCCGTTGCAGGTGGTGACAGGCCGGGCGGTGACCGCCTCGGTGACCGTCCTGCCGGCGCTGATCTGCGTGCTGTCCGCGGGCGCGCTGGTCAACGGGGTGCGGCTGGCGGCGTGGCAGTGGGCGGCGGCCGGTCTGCTGCTCTGGGTGGGGACGGTGCCGTTCACCCTGCTCGGCCTCGGCAACGG
Protein-coding regions in this window:
- a CDS encoding zinc ribbon domain-containing protein, whose protein sequence is MNAEPADQIRLLEVQALDSRIAQLDHKRKNLPEHTELERLAADLSQLRDLLVAARTEDSDTAREQTKAEQDVDLVRQRAVRDQQRMDSGILTSPKDLENLQRELASLAKRQSDLEDVVLEVMERRENAQERAAELGGRVASLEAKVVEAEQRKSEALAGIDAEGFTVAKERETLAAGIPDDLLKLYDKLRGQQAGIGAARLYQKRCEGCRLELNITELNEVRAAPANTVVRCENCRRILVRTADSGL
- a CDS encoding Nif3-like dinuclear metal center hexameric protein — its product is MSVPVPASVPPTLADVTAALDALWPPELAESWDAVGLVCGDPAAPVTRVLFAVDPVREVVDEAVRIGADLLVTHHPLYLRGTTTVAPTGPAGFKGRVVHDLIRNGIGLLVAHTNADRADPGVSDALAAAVDLRVTGPLVPDPADPKGRRGLGRICEPLAPLTLAAFAEQAARGLPRTAAGLRIAGDPDTPVRTVAVCGGSGDSLFAEVRAAGVDVFLTADLRHHPASEARQSGAPALVDAAHWATEWPWCEQAAGQLDEISDRHGWSLRTYVSGAVTDPWTAHSPSSHVPSSSGAPR
- a CDS encoding NAD(P)/FAD-dependent oxidoreductase; the protein is MADVVVIGAGLAGLACAGDLTAAGLDVHLLEASDAVGGRMRTDVTDGFRLDRGFQVFNTSYPQVKARVRLRELRLRPFTPGVLLHTPRGRLRFTDPTRRPRESGDLVTGRLAGAHDLAALGLLSARDLLTPPRLIRRAPDHTTLTALADAGISADLVETLFRPFLAGVFLEDELETSSRFFHLVWRSMLRGTLCLPAYGIGAVPAQLAADLPTGTVRLETPVQALTDEGVLLSDGREEGAAAVVVATGPGAAVDLLPGLAVPPSRSVTTYYHAAPTAPLAEPTLLTDTGRRVLNTVVLSQAAPTYSPDRRALVSTSVLGTSGVPDEAQLRGTLAELYDTDTSGWEPVGEYRVEQALPAMPPPLLLSRGTRFAPRRYVCGDHRATGSVQGALASGARAARELLADLRGSGRDV
- a CDS encoding ABC transporter ATP-binding protein, with product MGANTTAVRFTGVHKSFGAVHAVAGIDLEIRRGETLALLGRNGAGKSTTIGLLLGLDQPDAGRVELFGGTPAEAVRAGTVGAMLQDGQPVPRVTVRELLAFVASAYPRPLPTGEVLALAGIPELAERRIDRLSGGQTQPLRFALAVAGRPELLVLDEPTAALDVAARRGFWQSMRGYAARGNTVLFSTHHLEEADENADRILVIDRGRTVADGSGEQIKRAVGGTLVSFDLAGSGSQGLRGLPGVSAVEIRGDRAVLRSGAPDATVVALAAAGRIRRLEVAPAGLEDAFLTLTDHGTLTDHDANHGKEPVR
- a CDS encoding ABC transporter permease, translated to MLHYVRLEIRRTLRDPGYVIIAVAVPLAMYLLFSNLGASDNAQDKADYARYSMIGMAAYGALGAALGVGPGVAEDRGRGWLRQLRVTPMSPLQVVTGRAVTASVTVLPALICVLSAGALVNGVRLAAWQWAAAGLLLWVGTVPFTLLGLGNGYGLSAQTTGVVSMASLMGLSVVGGLWIPAEVFPGWLAAVSRWTPTRRFGELGWSVLDGRAPGAGTVTVLAGWLVLFAGYAVFSYRRGARTA